DNA sequence from the Caulobacter segnis genome:
GAGAGTCCCGACCGGGAAGCATCGCCCGCGGTTCTTCGCGGACGGACTTCAGGATCTTGAACGGAGCGCCCCGGGCGGATGGGGCGGTCTTTTTTCAGCGGAATTTTTCGCGAATTTTTTGCGCCCCATCAGGCGGGGAGCCTCCGTTCAACAGGTCATCGGCGCCGGCAAGGCGTCGCGCCTCTCGAACCCCCGAGGTTTCCGATGACCACCGTCACCTCCGCGACCAGCGCCGCGACGACGACCAGCACGACGTCGTCCTCGTCGAGCTCGCTGAAGCTGGGCACGACCGATTTCCTGCAACTGCTGATGACCCAGCTGACCAACCAGAACCCGCTGGATCCGACCGATCCCACCGAGTTCACCAGCCAGCTGGCGACCTATTCCGGGCTCGAGCAGCAGATCAACATGAACGACACGCTGACGACGATGTCGGACACGATGTCGGACCTGCTGACGCAAGTCTCCCTGCTGGCCTCGGGGAGCTAGCGCTCATGTCGCTCTCCGCCGCCCTCTCCACCGCCGTCTCGGGCCTGACCGCCCAGAGCCGCGCGCTCTCTGCCATTTCCGAGAACATCGCCAACTCCTCGACCACGGCCTACAAGACCACGGACGTCTACTTCCAGACCCTGGTCAGCGGCTCCAAGGGCTCTGCGACGTCGACCAGCGCGGTCACGGCCAAATCGTCCCAGGGCATGAGCGTCCAGGGCACGATCTCCTCGACCAGCACCGCCACCAACATCGCCATCCAGGACGCCGGCTTCTTCGTGGTCACCGCCAACCCGAACGGCGCGGCTTCCGAGGACATGTACACCCGCAACGGCAGCTTCGAGAAAGACGCCGACGGCTATCTGGTCAACACCGAGGGTTTCTACCTGATGGGGTGGCCGACCGACGCCGACGGCAACGTCCTGGCGTCGAACACCAACGACCTGACCGGCCTCTCGGCGATCAACCTGTCCTCGATCGGGGGCACGGCCAAGGCCACGTCCACGATCGAGATGACCGCCAACGTCCCCGCCGACGCGGCGACGGGCGCGTCCTACACGACCAGCATGCAGCTGATCGACTCGCTGGGCGTCAGCCACACGGTCGGCCAGACCTGGACCAAGACCGCCACCAACACCTGGGAGCTGACCCTGTCGGACCCGGTGCTGACCTCGGACGGCACGACGACCTCGGGCACCCTGACCGGCGGGCCCTACACGGTGACCTTCAACACCGACGGCTCGTTGGGCTCGGTCACGCCGGCCCTGGACTTCACCGTCACCGGCTTCAACAGCGGCGCGGCCGACAGCACGATCGCGCTCGACATCGGCGACATCGGCGGCACAGACGGGGTCACCCAGTACGCCTCGACCTCGTCGACCCTGGGCCTGGAGAACGTCTCCACCGAGCAGGACGGCGCGCTCTATGGCGAGCTGTCGGGCATCACCATCGACTCCGACGGCCTGGTCACCGCCAATTTCGACAACGGCATCAGCCTGGCGATCTTCCAGATCCCGATCGCCACCTTCAGCAATCCGAACGGCCTGACCCTGGTCTCGGGCACCACCTATGACGAGAACACCGCCGCCGGCCAGGTGCACCTGAACCTGCCGGGCGAGGGCGGGGCGGGCTCGCTGGTGGCTAGCGCGCTGGAAGGCTCCACCACCGATATCGCCAGCGAATTCAACAAGATGATCATCGCTCAGCAGGCCTATTCGGCGGCCTCGCAGGTGGTCAGCACGGCTGGCGACATGTTCGACACCCTGATGCAGGCCGTGCGTTGACCATGGCGACCGTCGAGAAACTCTCCGCCAAGGCTCAGGTCTCGCGACTGGCCCAGGGCGAGGCCCCGATCGTCGAGACGGTGGCGGACGCCATCGCTCTGGCCCGGGCGGTGTCCCAGCGCCTGGAGGGCCTCACCGGCGACGACCGCCTGCTGATGCTGTCGAACCTGGACGAGGTCCGCCGCGCCCTGGACGGCCGCATGGCCCGGCTCGAGACCGACATGGCCGAGCAGAGACAGCGGCTGACCGCCGTCAACAAGGGCCTGCGCGCGGTCGACGGCTACGGCGGTCGCGGGAGGCGCTGACGGCCATGTCCCTGACCTCCATCCTGACCTCGGCCAGCGCCGGCCTGACGACCGCGCAGTACCAGATGGCGGTCTCGCAGACGAACGTCGCCAACGCCGACACCGCCGGCTACAGCCGCAAGACCGTCGCCACGACGGCGACGACCGCGACCCTGGCGGCGTCCACGGCCACCGTCACCCGGGCGGCCGACACCTACCTGGCCAAGACCGTCGACAAGACCGCCGCCGCCAACGGGCGCGACGCGATCATCGACACCTACCTGCAGTCCTACGACGCCAGCCTCGGCTCTGTGGACGGCGGCGACGACGTCTCCAGCCTGCTCACGGCGTTCCAGACCGCCCTGACGAACCTGGCCTCGTCCAGCACCGCCTCGACCAAGGCCGCGGCGGTCTCGGCCGCCTCCAGCCTGGCCTCGTCGATCCGCTCGCTGTCGGGCGAGATCCAGTCGCTGCGCACCCAGGCCAACAGCGAGATCGACGAGACCGTCGACACGATCAATTCGACGCTCTCGACCCTGAAGACGCTGAACGACCAGATCGTGTCCACGCAAGCCTCGGGCGGGGATACGAGCGACTTGGAGGACCAGCGCGCGGCGGCGGTCACCACCCTGTCGTCGCTGATCGGGGTGACGACCTACACGACCTCGGACAACCGGGTGATGGTCTACACCACGGGCGGCCAGCAACTGCTGGGCACGGCGGCGGCCACCCTGTCCTACGACGCCTCCAGCGCCCTGTCGGCCAGCGCGACCTATCCGGGCTCGATCTCGGGCGTCACCGTCAACGGCCAGGACATCACCACCTCGATCACCACCGGCAAGCTGGGCGGGCTGATCACCCTGCGCGACGACACCCTGGTGGGCGAGCAGGCGGCGCTGGACCAACTGGCCGCCAGCCTGATCGAGCAGGTCAACGCCGCAGCCAACACCGGCTCCAGCAGTCCCGCCGCCGCCAGCCTGACCAGCGCGTCGGCAGTGTCGGCGACGGACAGTTTCAGCGCCACCGGCTCGCTGCGCGTGGCGGTCACCGACGCCAATGGCGCGGTCGTCTCGACCCAGGACCTGAACCTCTCGGCCTACGCCACGGTCGGCGACCTGATCGCCGGCCTGAACAGCATCAGCGGCGTCAGCGCCTCGATCACCGACGGCAAGCTGGTGATCGCCGCCGCCGACTCCGCCAACGGCGTGGCCCTCGGGAACATCGACGCCTCAATCGGAGGGCAGGGCTTCTCGGACTATTTCGGCTTCAACGATATCTTCAGCGGGACCTCGGCCAGCGACATCGCCCTGTCGACCAAGCTGGCGGCCGACTCCTCGGTCCTGGCGACCGCCGCCCTGGACGTCTCCGGGACGCTGGCCGTCGGCGCCGTCGCCATCGCCTCGGGCGCCTCGGCGACGGCGGACAAGATCTCGGCGGCGCTGTCGGCCGAGGTCTCGTTCGCCGCGGTCGGCGAGATGGCGGCGGGCAAGTCCAGCCTGGTGAACCGCGCCGCCGGCTTCGTCTCCGCCGCCGCCACCCTGGTCTCGGACGCCGCCACCCAGGCGGACACCTCCAGCGACGCCTACGACGCGGCGACAACCCGGCTGGCCAACCTGACGGCGGTCAATCTCGACGAGGAACTGGCCCAACTGGAGCTGTACCAGCAGGCCTACCAGGCCAACGCCCAGCTGGTGTCCATGGTCCGCGACCTGTTCGACACCCTGGTGAGCATGGTGAACTAGATGATCACCCGCATCGGCTCCTTCGCCCATTCCAGCGCCCTGATCGCCGCCAGCCTGCGCACCCAGGCCAAGCTGGCCGATCAGCAGACCCAGGAGGCGACGGGCCTGAAGTCGTCCTCGTTCGGGGGACTCGGGGCCGACACGGCTTCGCTGCTGCGCCTGTCCAGCCAGTCCACGCGCCTGACCGCCGACAACACCGCCGCCGGCGTCGCGGCCAGCTACGTCCAGTCGGCCTATTCGGCGGTGGGCGACATCGCCGACCTGGCCTCGACCATCAAGACCCAGCT
Encoded proteins:
- the flgK gene encoding flagellar hook-associated protein FlgK → MSLTSILTSASAGLTTAQYQMAVSQTNVANADTAGYSRKTVATTATTATLAASTATVTRAADTYLAKTVDKTAAANGRDAIIDTYLQSYDASLGSVDGGDDVSSLLTAFQTALTNLASSSTASTKAAAVSAASSLASSIRSLSGEIQSLRTQANSEIDETVDTINSTLSTLKTLNDQIVSTQASGGDTSDLEDQRAAAVTTLSSLIGVTTYTTSDNRVMVYTTGGQQLLGTAAATLSYDASSALSASATYPGSISGVTVNGQDITTSITTGKLGGLITLRDDTLVGEQAALDQLAASLIEQVNAAANTGSSSPAAASLTSASAVSATDSFSATGSLRVAVTDANGAVVSTQDLNLSAYATVGDLIAGLNSISGVSASITDGKLVIAAADSANGVALGNIDASIGGQGFSDYFGFNDIFSGTSASDIALSTKLAADSSVLATAALDVSGTLAVGAVAIASGASATADKISAALSAEVSFAAVGEMAAGKSSLVNRAAGFVSAAATLVSDAATQADTSSDAYDAATTRLANLTAVNLDEELAQLELYQQAYQANAQLVSMVRDLFDTLVSMVN
- a CDS encoding flagellar hook assembly protein FlgD, coding for MTTVTSATSAATTTSTTSSSSSSLKLGTTDFLQLLMTQLTNQNPLDPTDPTEFTSQLATYSGLEQQINMNDTLTTMSDTMSDLLTQVSLLASGS
- the flgE gene encoding flagellar hook protein FlgE; protein product: MSLSAALSTAVSGLTAQSRALSAISENIANSSTTAYKTTDVYFQTLVSGSKGSATSTSAVTAKSSQGMSVQGTISSTSTATNIAIQDAGFFVVTANPNGAASEDMYTRNGSFEKDADGYLVNTEGFYLMGWPTDADGNVLASNTNDLTGLSAINLSSIGGTAKATSTIEMTANVPADAATGASYTTSMQLIDSLGVSHTVGQTWTKTATNTWELTLSDPVLTSDGTTTSGTLTGGPYTVTFNTDGSLGSVTPALDFTVTGFNSGAADSTIALDIGDIGGTDGVTQYASTSSTLGLENVSTEQDGALYGELSGITIDSDGLVTANFDNGISLAIFQIPIATFSNPNGLTLVSGTTYDENTAAGQVHLNLPGEGGAGSLVASALEGSTTDIASEFNKMIIAQQAYSAASQVVSTAGDMFDTLMQAVR